The following proteins are co-located in the Coleofasciculus chthonoplastes PCC 7420 genome:
- the trxB gene encoding thioredoxin-disulfide reductase, whose protein sequence is MSNSTVENLVIIGSGPAGYTAAIYAARANLKPVMFEGFQAGGLPGGQLMTTTDVENFPGFPEGITGPQLMERMKAQAERWGTECYTEDVTSVDLSRRPFIISSDEREVQAHSIVIATGATAKRLGLPSENQFWSHGISACAICDGATPIFHGQSLAVVGGGDSAAEEAVYLTKYGDHVHLLVRRDQLRASKTMQDRVLNNPNITVHWNTQAVDVFGENGRMSGVKLHNNQTGEESDLQVKGLFYAIGHTPNTSLFQGQLDLDDVGYVITKPGSVETSVEGVYAAGDVQDHEFRQAVTAAGTGCMAAMLAERWLSANNLIQEYHQKPESEPPTQTANEKPTADTEATFDINKTRHVGGYALRKLFHESDRLIMVKYVSPNCGPCHTLKPILNKVVDAYLGKIHFVEVDIEAEPEIAENAMVTGTPTVQFFKDKEIVDQLKGLKQKSEYRQMIEKYLPAEVSAAR, encoded by the coding sequence ATGTCCAACTCTACTGTAGAAAACTTGGTGATTATCGGTTCGGGTCCTGCAGGTTACACTGCTGCCATTTATGCCGCCCGTGCTAACCTTAAACCCGTGATGTTTGAAGGCTTCCAAGCGGGAGGACTTCCTGGCGGTCAGCTAATGACCACCACTGACGTAGAGAACTTTCCCGGTTTCCCCGAAGGGATCACAGGTCCGCAACTGATGGAGCGGATGAAAGCCCAAGCCGAACGCTGGGGAACGGAGTGTTATACCGAGGATGTCACGTCTGTGGATTTGAGTCGGCGTCCTTTTATTATCAGTTCTGACGAACGAGAAGTCCAAGCCCACAGTATTGTAATTGCCACTGGTGCTACCGCCAAACGTTTAGGACTCCCCAGTGAAAACCAATTCTGGAGTCATGGGATCTCCGCCTGTGCGATTTGTGATGGTGCGACTCCCATTTTTCATGGTCAATCCCTAGCCGTGGTGGGTGGGGGTGACTCAGCCGCTGAAGAAGCGGTGTATTTAACCAAATACGGGGATCATGTGCATCTATTGGTGCGCCGAGACCAACTGCGGGCATCGAAAACCATGCAAGATCGAGTGTTAAATAACCCCAATATCACCGTCCACTGGAATACGCAGGCGGTGGATGTGTTTGGCGAAAATGGTCGGATGAGTGGAGTTAAACTCCATAACAACCAAACAGGCGAGGAGAGCGACTTACAGGTTAAGGGACTATTTTACGCGATCGGTCATACTCCCAACACCTCCCTGTTTCAAGGGCAACTCGACCTAGATGACGTGGGCTATGTTATTACTAAACCGGGTTCTGTGGAAACCAGTGTAGAAGGGGTTTATGCGGCGGGTGATGTGCAAGACCATGAATTTCGCCAAGCGGTTACGGCGGCGGGAACTGGCTGTATGGCTGCTATGTTAGCTGAACGCTGGTTGTCTGCCAATAACCTGATTCAGGAATATCACCAGAAACCCGAATCTGAACCACCAACCCAGACAGCGAACGAGAAACCGACAGCAGACACAGAAGCAACCTTTGATATTAACAAGACACGGCATGTTGGCGGTTATGCCCTACGCAAACTCTTCCACGAGAGCGATCGCCTGATTATGGTTAAGTATGTTTCACCCAACTGTGGTCCTTGCCATACCCTGAAGCCAATTCTAAATAAAGTGGTGGATGCATATTTGGGCAAAATCCACTTTGTCGAGGTCGATATTGAAGCAGAACCCGAAATCGCTGAAAATGCCATGGTTACTGGAACACCCACGGTACAATTTTTCAAAGACAAAGAAATCGTGGATCAACTTAAGGGTTTAAAACAAAAAAGCGAATACCGTCAGATGATTGAGAAGTACCTACCTGCCGAAGTTTCAGCAGCTAGATAA